Proteins encoded together in one Synechococcus sp. BL107 window:
- the metG gene encoding methionine--tRNA ligase, with protein sequence MSYTLTTPLYYVNDKPHLGSTYTTLACDALARFKRLTQNDVLFITGVDEHGQKIQRTAEQKNISPMAHCDQVSERYQDLWSRWDISQDRFVRTTNPRHLELVEQFYERVKASGDIVTGRQTGWYCVGCEEFKDDPDDAVDPQCPIHQKTLEWRDEENLFFRLSRYQREIEELIANDDFIAPASRRQEVRNFVARGLRDFSISRVNVSWGIPVPGHPGHTFYVWFDALLGYLTALLDDGGSVDLDRLADSGWPASVHVIGKDILRFHAVFWPAMLISAGLSLPKRVFGHGFLTREGQKMGKSLGNVLDPELLLEKCGTDAVRWYLLRDIQFGDDGDFQQQRFSDLVNNDLANTIGNLLNRTSSMARKWFDDSVPPHSVESHINHPLALKAQATIATVMRCMPELGFKAASESILQLAIAANGHLNDTAPWSRMKQQGEEQSVANDLYVVLESTRIVGLLLAPLLPDLSSRILNQLNCSLDPEHWLDQLHWGGLTSGTELPKPEPVMARLELDDDL encoded by the coding sequence ATGTCTTACACACTTACGACTCCGCTTTACTACGTCAACGACAAGCCGCATCTCGGCAGCACGTATACGACCCTGGCCTGTGATGCCCTGGCCCGTTTTAAGCGACTGACCCAAAACGACGTGCTGTTCATCACCGGTGTGGATGAACATGGTCAGAAAATTCAACGCACGGCTGAACAAAAAAACATCAGCCCTATGGCTCACTGCGACCAAGTCAGCGAGCGTTATCAAGACCTTTGGTCACGTTGGGACATCAGTCAGGATCGTTTTGTCCGTACCACTAATCCTCGACACCTTGAGCTTGTAGAACAGTTCTACGAGCGCGTTAAAGCCTCTGGCGACATCGTTACCGGTCGACAGACGGGGTGGTATTGCGTTGGATGTGAGGAATTCAAAGATGATCCTGATGATGCAGTCGATCCCCAATGCCCGATTCATCAAAAAACCCTTGAGTGGCGCGACGAGGAGAACCTATTTTTCCGCTTATCCCGTTATCAACGTGAGATTGAAGAGTTGATCGCAAATGACGACTTCATTGCACCTGCAAGTCGGCGACAGGAAGTTCGTAATTTTGTAGCACGCGGACTTCGTGATTTTTCAATTTCACGGGTCAATGTGTCATGGGGCATACCAGTTCCAGGACATCCAGGACATACGTTTTATGTGTGGTTCGATGCACTGCTCGGTTACCTAACTGCACTCTTGGATGATGGTGGTTCCGTTGATCTAGATCGATTAGCCGACAGCGGATGGCCAGCTTCAGTCCATGTGATCGGTAAAGATATTTTGAGATTTCATGCTGTTTTTTGGCCAGCAATGTTGATATCTGCTGGTCTATCTCTTCCAAAGCGTGTTTTTGGTCATGGATTTCTCACCCGCGAGGGACAAAAAATGGGCAAGTCTTTGGGAAATGTTCTTGATCCAGAATTGTTATTAGAAAAGTGTGGTACTGATGCTGTGCGATGGTATCTGTTAAGGGATATTCAATTTGGCGATGATGGCGATTTTCAACAACAACGTTTTTCCGACTTAGTCAATAATGATTTGGCTAATACCATCGGAAATCTTTTGAATCGCACGTCATCAATGGCGCGAAAGTGGTTCGATGATTCAGTCCCCCCTCATTCAGTCGAAAGCCATATCAATCATCCCCTTGCGCTAAAAGCACAAGCCACAATTGCAACTGTGATGCGTTGCATGCCTGAACTTGGTTTCAAGGCCGCATCTGAGTCTATTTTACAATTAGCGATTGCCGCCAATGGTCATCTCAATGACACGGCTCCCTGGAGTCGGATGAAGCAGCAAGGTGAGGAACAATCTGTTGCGAATGATCTTTATGTGGTATTGGAGTCAACTCGGATTGTTGGGTTACTACTAGCACCTTTACTACCCGACCTAAGTTCTCGTATTTTGAATCAACTGAATTGTTCTTTAGATCCTGAACACTGGCTGGACCAGCTTCATTGGGGTGGGTTGACATCTGGAACTGAGCTGCCAAAACCTGAGCCGGTGATGGCGCGTCTCGAATTGGATGACGATCTTTGA
- the lptC gene encoding LPS export ABC transporter periplasmic protein LptC yields MTIFDMKELKFLRSRCIIAVIGSSCFLSACASNPSSQIKNQASTPFVFRSLDLKQRRPNGIRDWELTSPEARYNTAARTVRARIPKGILYFEDKPSFMISAEHATVLNDGELVVLEGSVRLKRLGAEPLLIQGDRLIWRPALSTMVINQRPTALNRNSKIISSSLTFQQESGQLLFKGPTTLLRWQNNYSSTIDPQTVITAGNSRWNLNSGIIAALGPIIANQMDGRRLTAASVQGNTKKNFIDLKAPVQFKLEEDDAVVDAGETRWYFERDQLSSKAPVSASLPKSDVRGVGFVIDIPSHTFTISNSCQVKQPDKNLRAQSCTWNWRDDLLTAAGNTNPKESNAGQIKRAEQMEAGFNSNGSIQFSPSRNRVKTQIKFEDKNNKDVNQKNSSQVKF; encoded by the coding sequence ATGACGATCTTTGATATGAAGGAACTGAAGTTTTTACGGTCAAGATGCATTATTGCTGTGATAGGTAGCTCTTGCTTCCTTTCAGCGTGCGCCTCAAATCCTTCTAGTCAAATTAAGAATCAGGCATCCACCCCTTTTGTCTTTCGGTCGCTAGATCTAAAACAACGTCGACCTAATGGTATTCGAGATTGGGAACTGACAAGTCCTGAGGCTCGCTACAACACAGCTGCAAGAACAGTGAGGGCAAGAATTCCTAAGGGGATTCTTTATTTTGAAGACAAGCCTTCATTCATGATCAGTGCAGAGCATGCAACCGTACTTAATGATGGCGAGCTTGTTGTGCTGGAAGGCTCTGTGCGGCTGAAACGTTTAGGGGCAGAACCTCTTCTTATTCAGGGTGATCGTTTGATATGGAGACCGGCTTTGTCGACAATGGTGATCAATCAAAGGCCTACTGCTTTAAACAGGAATTCAAAAATTATTTCCAGTTCTCTTACTTTTCAGCAAGAAAGTGGTCAGCTTCTATTCAAAGGTCCGACAACACTTTTGCGATGGCAGAACAACTATAGTTCAACCATTGATCCACAAACGGTGATCACGGCTGGGAATAGTCGATGGAATTTAAATAGTGGGATCATTGCTGCTCTTGGTCCCATTATTGCAAATCAAATGGATGGCCGTCGTCTTACGGCTGCTTCGGTTCAGGGCAATACAAAGAAAAATTTTATTGACTTAAAAGCTCCTGTTCAATTCAAGCTTGAGGAGGACGATGCTGTTGTGGATGCAGGCGAAACTCGCTGGTACTTTGAACGTGATCAGCTTTCATCAAAAGCTCCGGTTTCTGCATCACTTCCCAAGAGTGATGTCCGTGGTGTTGGATTTGTTATTGATATACCAAGCCATACCTTCACTATCTCCAATTCGTGTCAAGTCAAACAACCAGATAAGAATTTGAGAGCCCAAAGCTGTACTTGGAACTGGCGCGATGATCTTCTCACTGCTGCCGGTAATACAAACCCTAAAGAATCTAATGCCGGGCAAATAAAACGTGCTGAACAGATGGAAGCTGGCTTTAATTCTAATGGTTCGATACAGTTTTCACCATCCAGAAATCGCGTAAAAACTCAGATTAAATTCGAAGACAAAAACAATAAAGATGTTAATCAGAAGAATTCTTCTCAAGTGAAGTTTTAA
- a CDS encoding cofactor assembly of complex C subunit B, producing MFPFLQQSASMPTPARVVLFSGLLVLVLAVTNASTADRITPDLQRAEVLAGLAAVGLMLVAVLWTRANPRSADQVDLQGEQGLVMDQQTSADLREELGWGSHMLLTATPASTVLVYWRGQVILRRGLIRAVTFKPGDICNRVMERETTISLVNTELFPGRTEFDSVVENLPAVVISPLGKNGVVVVGGWSKRCFSQSDERWLEGWTQRLKTSLEKNSSD from the coding sequence ATGTTCCCGTTCCTGCAGCAGTCCGCATCGATGCCAACACCGGCCCGTGTTGTTTTGTTCAGTGGGTTGCTGGTCCTGGTTTTGGCTGTCACGAATGCATCGACAGCTGATCGGATTACGCCAGACCTTCAACGGGCGGAGGTCTTGGCCGGACTGGCGGCGGTAGGACTGATGTTGGTTGCCGTGCTGTGGACGAGGGCCAATCCTCGATCGGCGGACCAGGTGGATCTGCAAGGAGAGCAGGGACTCGTGATGGATCAACAGACTTCAGCGGATCTTCGCGAGGAATTGGGGTGGGGGAGTCACATGCTGCTAACCGCAACACCAGCGTCAACGGTGCTGGTGTATTGGAGAGGGCAGGTCATCCTGCGTCGCGGCTTGATTCGTGCTGTCACGTTTAAACCAGGAGACATTTGCAATCGAGTGATGGAACGGGAGACGACCATCTCGCTCGTCAATACAGAACTATTTCCAGGACGAACTGAGTTTGATTCTGTTGTGGAAAATCTTCCAGCCGTCGTGATATCTCCCCTGGGAAAAAATGGTGTTGTTGTTGTGGGTGGGTGGTCGAAACGTTGTTTCAGCCAGTCCGATGAACGCTGGTTAGAAGGCTGGACTCAGAGACTTAAAACTTCACTTGAGAAGAATTCTTCTGATTAA
- a CDS encoding tellurite resistance TerB family protein → MNCAEAFAAVALAAVGCDGVLGRDEAHALRLQLEYRSLYSSSSEAVMGELFDQLLAVLRERGVTGLVDEALPVLSPRQQQSALALAAHLVHADKKVTSEEEDFLKQLAAKVDLPENEANMIVVAIEALNRDMLDS, encoded by the coding sequence ATGAACTGTGCAGAGGCTTTTGCCGCAGTGGCCCTAGCTGCGGTGGGGTGTGATGGTGTGTTGGGGCGAGATGAAGCCCATGCTCTTCGACTGCAGTTGGAGTACCGATCGCTTTACAGCAGCAGCAGCGAAGCCGTCATGGGTGAACTCTTCGATCAGCTGTTAGCGGTGCTTAGGGAGCGGGGCGTCACGGGACTCGTCGACGAAGCCTTGCCTGTGTTGAGCCCCCGTCAACAACAGTCCGCGCTGGCCCTTGCCGCGCACCTTGTCCATGCCGACAAGAAAGTGACCAGCGAGGAGGAGGATTTCCTTAAGCAACTGGCGGCCAAGGTGGACCTTCCAGAAAACGAAGCGAACATGATTGTTGTGGCTATTGAGGCCTTAAATCGAGACATGCTCGACAGCTAA
- the psb32 gene encoding photosystem II repair protein Psb32, whose protein sequence is MPLFPRRFVAALLAISLCLFVWVPVGLAISPSELGSSPPQELIVDEANVFSRASRNELESKLKGLEDQRVDARLITLRRLDYGYSLKSFGEELMASWSGKSEVPLLLILIETQNKRAALLADSALQSQLPESLLTSTARTTMTLPLRDGDRYRQSSIDGLARLSTVLAGGEDPGPPEVLERVALPTNIPTKAETEESDATTWIIVLLVLGTIIPMATWWVFSR, encoded by the coding sequence ATGCCGCTGTTCCCCCGCCGTTTTGTTGCCGCGCTTCTGGCAATCAGCCTCTGTTTGTTTGTTTGGGTGCCCGTTGGGCTAGCCATTTCGCCATCAGAACTGGGGTCGTCTCCTCCTCAGGAGTTGATTGTTGATGAAGCCAATGTCTTTAGTCGCGCGAGTCGCAATGAGCTCGAATCGAAGCTGAAGGGCTTGGAGGATCAACGCGTTGATGCACGTTTGATCACATTGCGGCGTCTTGATTACGGATACAGCTTGAAGAGCTTCGGTGAGGAACTGATGGCGTCCTGGTCTGGAAAAAGCGAGGTGCCCCTTTTATTGATTTTGATCGAAACACAAAACAAACGTGCCGCGCTTCTCGCCGACTCTGCGTTGCAAAGTCAACTGCCGGAGTCGTTACTCACGAGTACTGCTCGCACAACGATGACCCTTCCACTTCGTGATGGTGATCGCTACCGACAGTCATCGATCGATGGACTAGCTCGGTTGTCCACCGTTCTTGCAGGTGGTGAAGATCCAGGTCCTCCGGAGGTCCTCGAGCGGGTGGCGCTTCCAACCAACATCCCCACAAAGGCGGAAACGGAAGAAAGCGATGCAACGACATGGATCATTGTTTTACTCGTACTGGGAACGATCATCCCGATGGCCACCTGGTGGGTCTTTTCCCGCTAG
- the pxcA gene encoding proton extrusion protein PcxA translates to MSRRNWINIFSRGQGFDLSNDLERGYESALLIQNFELEFYGDRLVRPDVDLAVPKSVQASILRRFRAALLICRTTLESVERNRGQLDTQELRQLQLIEAVVSRYGYQLPSGGSPAISRSPEALPRSLLGFFDTVRRQLDPASEETVVAGFRRRRNSTLISLRILLLLILVPLLIQQIAGAYVISPAVDRLSPELPFLSYPKPKLEEQAVEKLRVYKQELEFDAFLNSDQPMEEDQLRQKLVEKAIELKDEADGLSVQAVKNVFSDLSALIAFTVVCFVSRDDLRVMRGFFDEAVYGLSDSAKAFAIILFTDIFVGFHSPEGWTVLLNGIAKHLGLPSQENFVMLFIATFPVILATIFKYWIFRYLNRVSPSSVATLKGMNGSG, encoded by the coding sequence ATGAGTCGCAGAAACTGGATCAACATTTTTTCGCGTGGGCAGGGATTCGATCTCAGCAACGACCTTGAGCGTGGCTATGAATCTGCGCTGTTGATCCAGAATTTCGAATTGGAATTTTATGGCGATCGTTTGGTTAGGCCCGACGTTGATTTAGCCGTTCCAAAGTCTGTTCAGGCCAGCATCTTGCGGAGGTTCCGTGCTGCCTTATTGATCTGCCGAACCACCCTGGAGTCGGTGGAACGCAATCGTGGTCAACTTGATACTCAGGAGCTCAGGCAGCTGCAGCTGATTGAGGCTGTGGTGAGTCGCTACGGATATCAACTACCAAGCGGTGGATCCCCTGCAATTAGTCGTAGTCCGGAGGCTTTGCCGAGATCCTTGCTCGGCTTCTTTGACACGGTTCGGCGTCAACTTGATCCTGCATCTGAAGAGACGGTTGTTGCCGGGTTTCGACGACGTCGCAACAGCACGCTGATTTCGTTGCGCATTCTGTTGCTTTTAATCTTGGTGCCGTTATTGATCCAACAAATAGCCGGGGCGTACGTCATTTCCCCTGCTGTTGATCGATTATCACCAGAACTACCATTTTTAAGTTATCCAAAACCAAAGCTTGAGGAACAAGCTGTTGAGAAATTGCGCGTCTATAAGCAAGAACTTGAATTTGATGCTTTTCTCAATTCCGATCAACCAATGGAGGAGGATCAGTTACGTCAAAAATTAGTTGAAAAAGCCATTGAGCTTAAGGATGAGGCTGATGGTCTAAGTGTTCAAGCTGTTAAAAATGTATTTTCTGATTTAAGTGCTCTTATAGCCTTCACGGTTGTTTGTTTTGTCAGTCGAGATGATTTACGAGTGATGCGCGGATTTTTTGATGAGGCTGTTTATGGCTTGAGTGATTCTGCAAAGGCATTTGCAATTATTTTATTCACAGATATCTTTGTTGGCTTTCACAGTCCTGAAGGATGGACTGTTCTACTCAATGGGATTGCGAAACATTTAGGATTACCTTCTCAGGAAAATTTTGTGATGTTATTCATAGCCACTTTCCCCGTTATATTGGCAACAATATTTAAGTATTGGATTTTCCGTTATCTCAACCGAGTTTCGCCATCCTCTGTGGCCACACTCAAAGGGATGAATGGTTCTGGTTGA
- a CDS encoding bifunctional adenosylcobinamide kinase/adenosylcobinamide-phosphate guanylyltransferase, whose product MVLVDPQVNNSQLILVSGPSRGGKSRWAESLLTNDPFVIYVATGMKRDDDSAWVERLRIHRERRPSHWSLLEPGPDLIQSLQTIEPRQSVLVDSLGGFVATHLDMDGPAWTKHSDDLITTLAHLSSKCVVVIEETGWGVVPATQIGGLFRDRLGQIAQQLDQIADLSWLVLQGRAVDLRAISHPVP is encoded by the coding sequence ATGGTTCTGGTTGATCCACAAGTGAACAATTCGCAGCTAATCCTTGTCAGTGGACCCTCCCGTGGCGGCAAGAGTCGATGGGCTGAATCCCTGCTTACCAATGATCCTTTTGTGATTTATGTCGCAACCGGCATGAAGCGTGATGATGATTCTGCTTGGGTTGAGCGATTGCGCATTCATCGCGAACGGCGTCCATCGCATTGGAGCTTGCTGGAGCCAGGCCCAGATTTGATTCAATCGCTCCAAACCATTGAGCCAAGGCAATCTGTTTTGGTCGACTCATTGGGTGGATTTGTTGCCACCCATCTGGATATGGATGGTCCGGCTTGGACCAAGCATTCCGACGATTTGATCACCACCCTTGCTCATCTCTCTTCTAAATGCGTTGTGGTGATCGAAGAAACTGGATGGGGTGTCGTTCCTGCCACCCAAATCGGCGGCTTATTCCGAGATCGACTTGGTCAGATAGCACAACAGCTGGATCAGATTGCTGATCTGAGTTGGCTGGTCTTGCAAGGACGAGCTGTTGATCTTCGCGCCATCAGTCACCCCGTGCCATGA
- a CDS encoding tRNA (cytidine(34)-2'-O)-methyltransferase: protein MSIVNPEAPLRVALFEPRIPPNTGNIARTCAAFQLPLSLIEPLGFQIDDRSLRRAGLDYWPHVQVSTHGSFDALKDGLLPHNRIIGCSRRGGSCLSEFEFQHGDVLLFGREDTGLPEDIRDQCHSIVTIPMPGAAAPSGQGGVRSLNLSVACALVTYVAGHRLQLW from the coding sequence ATGAGCATCGTCAACCCAGAAGCCCCATTGCGGGTTGCTTTGTTTGAACCTCGAATTCCTCCGAATACTGGAAACATCGCTCGAACTTGTGCAGCATTCCAGCTCCCCCTTTCGCTGATCGAGCCGCTGGGGTTTCAAATTGACGACCGCAGCCTCCGTCGAGCCGGACTTGATTATTGGCCCCATGTCCAGGTCTCGACGCATGGGAGTTTTGATGCCTTGAAAGATGGGTTGCTTCCCCATAACCGGATCATTGGTTGCAGCCGTCGAGGTGGTAGTTGCCTAAGCGAATTTGAATTTCAACACGGAGATGTATTGCTCTTCGGGCGCGAAGACACAGGTCTTCCTGAGGACATTCGCGACCAGTGCCATTCCATTGTCACGATTCCAATGCCAGGTGCGGCGGCCCCCAGTGGTCAAGGTGGTGTCAGAAGCCTCAATTTGTCTGTTGCTTGTGCCCTCGTGACGTATGTGGCGGGCCATCGGTTGCAGTTGTGGTGA
- a CDS encoding M23 family metallopeptidase, which yields MRALLLLASATTPLLALSAWSGLPGHADNNVFNLAELPPLPVEISKRPTTQSLTELSSPTDDASALDRSLWFQLTRSLSLTRLAKSLDLDPVQLAELNGHPTTHRFLVDSWVVVPESLGDSAESIIGLNKKSRRDTAPLSTPPPVSEVAAFQKGDSLASFLARNGVSRAELKTFNPGLQLNELTVGRELRVVQASPAQSMLAIRPTMSGGAAWPIRSTFNPGSTPTERLKFSRHYLWPTKGVFTSGFGWRWGRMHKGIDIANNTGTPIFASRDGVVAFAGWSGAYGYLVEISHADGDSTRYAHNSRILVRKGQIVPQGSRISLMGSTGRSTGPHLHFEIRRAGGAALNPLSKLPTRKA from the coding sequence ATGCGCGCACTGCTCCTACTAGCAAGTGCCACTACTCCTTTATTGGCACTCTCCGCTTGGAGTGGCTTGCCAGGGCATGCAGATAACAACGTTTTCAATCTGGCGGAGCTTCCTCCCCTTCCTGTCGAGATTTCAAAACGACCCACTACCCAGTCTTTAACAGAGCTTTCATCGCCCACAGACGATGCGTCAGCCTTAGATCGGTCCCTTTGGTTTCAGCTCACCCGTTCGTTATCGCTCACCCGGCTCGCCAAATCACTTGATCTTGATCCCGTACAACTGGCCGAGTTGAATGGTCATCCAACCACCCACCGCTTTTTAGTCGATAGTTGGGTCGTGGTGCCTGAGTCCCTTGGTGATTCAGCGGAATCCATCATCGGACTCAACAAGAAGTCACGTCGAGATACGGCTCCACTTTCAACACCCCCTCCCGTTTCAGAGGTTGCTGCTTTTCAAAAGGGCGATTCATTGGCATCGTTTTTGGCCCGTAATGGTGTTTCTCGCGCAGAACTAAAAACCTTCAACCCCGGACTTCAGCTGAATGAGCTAACAGTCGGGCGCGAGTTACGAGTGGTTCAAGCTTCACCGGCGCAATCCATGCTGGCCATTCGTCCAACAATGAGCGGTGGTGCTGCTTGGCCTATTCGATCAACGTTCAATCCTGGGAGCACACCTACAGAACGATTGAAATTTAGTCGCCATTACCTCTGGCCTACAAAGGGTGTTTTCACCTCTGGTTTTGGTTGGCGTTGGGGTCGCATGCACAAGGGAATTGATATTGCCAATAACACCGGAACACCAATCTTCGCTTCCCGTGATGGCGTTGTGGCTTTTGCTGGGTGGAGCGGAGCCTATGGCTATTTGGTTGAGATCTCCCATGCGGATGGAGATTCGACCCGCTACGCCCACAACAGCCGAATCTTGGTGAGAAAAGGGCAAATCGTTCCCCAAGGTTCTCGTATTTCTTTGATGGGAAGCACTGGACGCAGCACAGGTCCACATCTTCACTTCGAAATACGCCGCGCTGGTGGTGCGGCGCTTAATCCGTTGAGCAAGCTTCCAACACGAAAAGCCTGA
- a CDS encoding peroxiredoxin, with amino-acid sequence MTDNGCLRVGQKAPDFTATAVVDQEFKEISLSQYKGKYVVLFFYPLDFTFVCPTEITAFSDRYSDFSSKNTEVLGVSVDSQFSHLSWIQTARNQGGLGDINYPLVSDLKKEIATAYNVLDDAEGVALRGLFIIDPDGVIMHSTINNLPVGRNVDETLRVLQAFQYVQANPDEVCPANWTPGEKTMKPDPEGSKEYFSAIS; translated from the coding sequence ATGACCGATAACGGTTGCCTGCGTGTGGGCCAAAAGGCCCCTGATTTCACTGCTACCGCCGTGGTGGATCAGGAATTCAAGGAGATCTCCTTGTCTCAGTACAAAGGGAAGTACGTGGTGTTGTTCTTCTATCCGTTGGACTTCACGTTTGTTTGCCCTACGGAGATCACCGCGTTTAGCGATCGCTACTCAGATTTCTCCAGCAAGAACACTGAAGTTCTAGGCGTTTCTGTGGACAGTCAATTCAGCCATCTGTCCTGGATTCAAACTGCTCGTAACCAGGGTGGTCTTGGCGATATCAACTATCCCTTGGTCTCTGATCTGAAGAAGGAGATCGCAACGGCCTACAACGTGCTTGATGATGCTGAGGGTGTTGCCTTGCGTGGCCTGTTCATCATCGATCCAGATGGTGTGATCATGCATTCCACGATCAACAACTTACCCGTTGGTCGCAATGTTGATGAAACTCTGCGTGTGTTGCAGGCCTTCCAGTACGTTCAGGCCAACCCTGACGAAGTGTGCCCAGCCAACTGGACACCTGGTGAAAAAACAATGAAACCCGATCCCGAGGGTAGCAAAGAATATTTTTCTGCTATCAGCTAA